One genomic window of Streptomyces sp. NBC_01498 includes the following:
- a CDS encoding MarP family serine protease has protein sequence MNVLDILLLLAAVWFAIVGYRQGFVVGILSVIGFLGGGLVAVYLLPVIWDEITENAEVTMTVTVVAVVVVIVCASVGQAFTTHLGNRLRGHITWSPARAVDATGGALVNVVAMLLVAWLIGSALAGTSLPTLGKEVRNSKVLLGVSRVMPDRTATWFTGFSSVLSEKGFPQVFSPFANEPITEVDPPDPALVGSPVAARAQRSIVKVVGTAQSCNKVLEGTGFVFADRRVMTNAHVVGGVEEPTVQIGGEGRLYDATVVLYDWQRDIAVLDVPDLRAPVLRFTDQDARSGDSAIVAGFPENGAYDVRSARVRGRIDANGPDIYRRGEVRRDVYSLFATVRQGNSGGPLLTTDGRVYGVIFARSLDDPDTGYALTADEIREDIELGRTANQQVDSQECAL, from the coding sequence TCCTGCTGCTGCTCGCCGCCGTGTGGTTCGCCATCGTGGGCTACCGCCAGGGCTTCGTCGTCGGCATCCTGTCGGTGATCGGCTTCCTCGGCGGCGGACTGGTCGCGGTCTATCTGCTCCCGGTCATCTGGGACGAGATCACCGAGAACGCCGAGGTCACGATGACGGTCACCGTCGTCGCCGTGGTCGTCGTGATCGTCTGCGCCTCCGTGGGCCAGGCGTTCACCACCCACCTCGGGAACAGACTCCGCGGCCACATCACCTGGTCACCGGCGCGCGCCGTGGACGCCACGGGCGGCGCGCTGGTCAATGTCGTCGCCATGCTGCTGGTCGCCTGGCTGATCGGCTCCGCCCTGGCCGGGACCTCGCTGCCGACGCTCGGCAAGGAGGTCCGTAACTCGAAGGTCCTGCTCGGCGTCTCACGGGTGATGCCCGACCGGACGGCGACCTGGTTCACGGGCTTCTCCTCCGTCCTCTCGGAGAAGGGCTTCCCCCAGGTCTTCAGCCCGTTCGCCAACGAGCCGATCACCGAGGTCGACCCGCCGGACCCGGCGCTCGTCGGCAGCCCCGTCGCCGCCCGCGCGCAGCGCTCCATCGTGAAGGTGGTCGGTACGGCGCAGAGCTGCAACAAGGTCCTCGAAGGCACCGGCTTCGTCTTCGCCGACCGCCGCGTGATGACCAACGCGCACGTCGTGGGCGGCGTGGAGGAGCCCACCGTCCAGATAGGCGGCGAGGGCAGGCTGTACGACGCCACGGTCGTCCTCTACGACTGGCAGCGCGACATCGCCGTTCTGGACGTGCCGGACCTGCGGGCTCCCGTACTCCGGTTCACCGACCAGGACGCGAGGAGCGGGGACAGCGCGATCGTCGCCGGCTTCCCGGAGAACGGCGCGTACGACGTGCGCTCGGCCCGGGTCCGGGGGCGGATAGACGCCAACGGGCCGGACATCTACCGGCGCGGCGAGGTCCGGCGCGACGTCTACTCGCTCTTCGCGACGGTCCGGCAGGGCAATTCGGGCGGCCCGCTGCTCACCACCGACGGCAGGGTGTACGGGGTGATCTTCGCCCGGTCGCTCGACGACCCGGACACCGGGTACGCGCTGACGGCCGACGAGATCCGCGAGGACATCGAGCTGGGCCGTACGGCCAACCAGCAGGTCGACAGCCAGGAGTGCGCGCTGTAG